From a single Mucilaginibacter terrenus genomic region:
- a CDS encoding M20 family metallo-hydrolase, translated as MADITTLQQQAITLLQQLISIPSFSKEEDRTADLIEEVLQQHGVQTHRKLNNIWAWNKHFDAAKPTILLNSHHDTVKPNSGYTRDPYDAKTEEGKLYGLGSNDAGGCLVSLIAVFLYYYEQEGLKYNFCLATTAEEEISGVNGLELIIPELGKLEFGIVGEPTLMDLAIAERGLMVLDCTAYGKAGHAAREEGENAIYKALADIEWFRNFRFPKESEVFGPIKMSVTIINAGSQHNVVPATCTFTVDVRVTDAYRNEEVLEIIRQHVQCDVKPRSIRLKPSSIDKNHPFVQAGVALGRKTYGSPTTSDQSLLDIPSIKVGPGDSARSHMADEFIYVHEIGEGIALYIKMLSKIV; from the coding sequence ATGGCCGATATAACCACTTTGCAGCAGCAGGCAATAACGCTGCTTCAGCAACTCATATCTATACCCTCGTTTAGTAAAGAGGAAGACCGCACAGCTGATCTTATTGAGGAGGTACTACAGCAGCATGGTGTTCAAACTCATCGTAAGCTCAACAATATATGGGCCTGGAACAAGCATTTTGATGCAGCCAAGCCAACCATACTGCTTAACTCTCATCACGATACCGTAAAGCCCAACTCAGGCTACACCCGCGACCCTTACGACGCAAAAACTGAAGAGGGAAAGCTATATGGCTTGGGCAGTAATGATGCAGGCGGTTGCCTGGTATCGCTCATCGCGGTATTCCTGTACTATTACGAGCAGGAAGGGCTTAAATACAACTTTTGCCTGGCAACAACTGCCGAGGAGGAAATATCAGGTGTTAACGGATTGGAACTGATTATTCCCGAACTTGGTAAGCTGGAGTTTGGCATAGTAGGCGAACCCACACTGATGGACCTTGCTATTGCCGAACGTGGACTAATGGTGCTGGATTGCACAGCCTATGGCAAAGCCGGACACGCTGCCCGCGAAGAAGGCGAGAATGCTATATATAAAGCCTTGGCGGATATCGAGTGGTTCCGTAACTTTAGGTTTCCTAAGGAGTCGGAAGTTTTTGGTCCGATAAAGATGTCGGTCACCATTATCAATGCAGGGTCTCAGCACAACGTAGTGCCGGCCACCTGCACCTTTACTGTAGATGTACGCGTTACCGATGCCTACCGTAATGAAGAAGTGCTGGAGATCATCCGTCAGCATGTGCAATGCGATGTAAAGCCACGCTCCATCAGGCTTAAGCCATCTTCAATAGACAAGAACCACCCGTTTGTACAAGCAGGTGTAGCTCTGGGCCGCAAAACTTACGGCTCACCAACCACATCTGATCAGTCGCTGCTGGATATTCCTTCAATCAAGGTCGGTCCCGGCGATAGCGCCCGCTCGCACATGGCAGATGAGTTTATATATGTTCATGAAATAGGTGAAGGAATTGCGTTGTATATAAAGATGCTTTCAAAGATTGTTTGA
- a CDS encoding MFS transporter, with the protein MNTSIPHQHLTTAARIRSIVGGSLGNLVEWYDWYVYSAFSLYFADAFFPSSSQTAKLLNTAGIFAIGFLMRPIGGWLMGTFADKKGRKAALTWSVLLMSAGSLIIAITPDFNTIGIAAPLLLVLARVIQGLSVGGEYGTSATYLSEMADKKHRGFYSSFQYVTLIMGQLLALGVLVLLQRVFMTEEQLHTWGWRIPFGIGAALAIITMYLRRSLHEPATFTNKENKEKRDRGTIKALLQHPRAVLTVIGLTLGGTIAFYTFTTYMQKFLVNTSGFSKNTATLISTITLFIFMLLQPVFGMLSDRIGRKPLLNAFGILGTLTTVPIMMALSHTKDEWTAFWLIMLALLIVSNYTSINAVVKAELFPAHVRALGVGLPYAIAVSAFGGSAEYLALQLKVWGHPEWFYWYVTVCIFVSLIVYITMRDTHKHSKIEEEPHPNPSPEGEGL; encoded by the coding sequence ATGAACACCTCAATTCCTCACCAGCACCTTACTACCGCGGCACGTATACGTTCCATTGTGGGCGGATCGCTGGGTAACCTTGTGGAGTGGTACGACTGGTATGTGTATTCGGCGTTCTCACTTTATTTTGCAGATGCCTTTTTCCCATCGAGCAGCCAAACGGCCAAGTTGCTTAATACAGCCGGCATATTCGCGATCGGTTTCCTGATGCGGCCAATAGGTGGTTGGCTGATGGGCACCTTCGCCGATAAAAAAGGCCGTAAAGCCGCGCTTACCTGGAGTGTACTGCTCATGAGTGCAGGATCGCTTATTATTGCCATAACTCCTGACTTCAACACCATTGGTATTGCAGCACCCTTACTGCTTGTACTTGCCCGTGTAATACAGGGGCTAAGTGTCGGTGGCGAATATGGCACAAGTGCCACTTACCTGAGCGAAATGGCGGACAAAAAGCATCGTGGCTTTTACTCCAGCTTTCAGTATGTAACACTTATTATGGGGCAGTTGCTGGCGCTTGGTGTGCTGGTATTGCTGCAGCGCGTTTTCATGACAGAAGAACAGCTGCATACCTGGGGCTGGCGCATACCTTTTGGCATTGGAGCGGCGCTGGCCATAATAACCATGTACCTGCGCCGCAGCCTGCACGAGCCTGCGACTTTTACCAATAAAGAGAACAAAGAAAAGCGCGACCGCGGTACCATTAAGGCATTACTGCAGCACCCTCGCGCGGTGTTAACCGTTATTGGGCTAACGCTTGGTGGCACCATTGCCTTTTATACGTTCACCACTTACATGCAAAAGTTCCTGGTGAATACCAGTGGTTTCAGCAAGAACACCGCTACGCTTATATCAACCATTACCCTCTTTATATTTATGCTGCTACAGCCGGTGTTTGGCATGCTGTCTGACAGGATCGGCCGCAAGCCGCTGCTTAATGCCTTTGGTATTTTAGGGACACTCACCACCGTGCCCATCATGATGGCGTTAAGCCATACCAAAGACGAATGGACTGCCTTTTGGCTGATCATGCTGGCACTGCTGATTGTAAGCAATTATACCTCTATAAATGCTGTAGTTAAGGCGGAGCTATTTCCGGCGCATGTGCGTGCACTGGGTGTAGGACTACCCTATGCCATAGCGGTTTCGGCATTTGGTGGTTCGGCGGAATACTTGGCTTTGCAGCTTAAGGTATGGGGCCACCCCGAATGGTTTTACTGGTATGTTACAGTGTGCATATTTGTCTCGCTGATCGTGTACATTACCATGCGCGACACGCATAAACATTCTAAGATAGAAGAAGAGCCTCACCCCAACCCCTCTCCTGAAGGAGAGGGGCTATAA
- a CDS encoding Y-family DNA polymerase has protein sequence MIGIIDCNNFYASCERNFDPSINGLPVVVFSNNDGAIIARSEEAKALGITMAIPIFEVKKLMQKHNIIGYSSNYTLYGDMSARIKSIIRDFFHDVEDYSIDESFVSCKGFKYRDLFTYVKDARDKISHWSGVPVSIGIGATKTLAKVANRIAKKKYRDVGVYIIDTEEKRLDALRNTDVTDVWGVGHRIGKRLNSVGVFNAYDLSMVDEDWAKRQFSVVLQRTVYELQGLSCIPLELVQPAKQNIASQKSFGIYQTEFEPISEALANYTARVAEKLRKQKFVAGGLTVWLGTNNFSKTDAQYFPEISTVCDVPTDYTPYLIKRAVEGLKAIYRKGYLYKRVGVMLTDLRNNTDGTQNLFLADTRNKEIEIIKKVDRINRLNGRDTVRSAQQGFAREWKMKQEHLSPKYTTRLQDIITIK, from the coding sequence ATGATTGGCATTATTGATTGCAACAATTTTTACGCTTCGTGTGAACGGAACTTTGACCCCTCAATAAACGGGTTACCAGTTGTGGTGTTCTCTAATAATGACGGTGCAATTATAGCCCGGTCGGAAGAAGCAAAAGCTTTAGGTATTACAATGGCTATACCCATCTTTGAGGTGAAGAAGCTGATGCAGAAACATAACATCATTGGCTACAGCAGTAACTACACTCTTTACGGTGATATGTCAGCCCGTATTAAATCTATTATCCGGGATTTTTTTCACGATGTTGAAGACTACAGCATAGATGAATCGTTCGTGTCTTGTAAGGGCTTTAAGTACCGTGACTTGTTCACCTATGTGAAGGATGCGAGGGATAAAATTTCACACTGGTCTGGTGTACCCGTATCCATTGGTATAGGCGCAACTAAGACACTTGCCAAAGTTGCAAACAGAATTGCTAAGAAGAAGTACCGGGATGTTGGGGTGTACATCATTGACACCGAAGAAAAACGTCTGGATGCCCTTAGAAACACAGATGTAACAGATGTTTGGGGTGTTGGTCACCGAATAGGCAAACGCCTAAACTCAGTAGGTGTATTCAACGCTTATGACTTATCAATGGTAGACGAAGATTGGGCTAAACGGCAATTTAGTGTAGTACTCCAACGTACGGTATATGAGTTGCAGGGTTTAAGCTGTATACCGTTGGAACTGGTACAACCTGCCAAACAAAATATTGCATCCCAAAAAAGCTTTGGTATCTATCAAACCGAGTTTGAACCCATAAGTGAAGCACTGGCAAACTACACTGCACGGGTTGCTGAAAAGCTACGTAAACAGAAGTTTGTAGCCGGAGGATTAACTGTTTGGTTAGGCACTAACAATTTTTCTAAAACAGATGCTCAGTACTTTCCTGAAATATCAACCGTGTGTGATGTACCCACTGACTATACACCTTACCTGATTAAGAGAGCCGTAGAAGGTTTAAAAGCTATCTACCGGAAAGGATACCTGTACAAACGTGTTGGTGTGATGCTTACTGACCTTCGCAATAATACAGATGGTACGCAGAACCTGTTCTTAGCTGATACCCGTAATAAGGAAATTGAAATCATTAAGAAGGTAGACCGGATTAATCGTTTAAATGGTCGGGATACCGTAAGGTCAGCGCAACAAGGGTTTGCCAGAGAATGGAAAATGAAACAGGAGCATCTAAGCCCTAAGTACACCACCCGGTTACAGGATATTATAACAATTAAGTAG
- a CDS encoding lysozyme yields MKIDSAGRDFIYLKEGVKLKAYKDVVGVPTIGCGLTYYPDGRKVKLGDVISLKQCDDMFTAVVADFEKAISAAIKVPLNQNQFNALVSLAYNIGKAGFSKSTLVKRINAGESPERITAAFAMWNKAGDKVNSTLTKRRADEAKLYFKA; encoded by the coding sequence GTGAAAATAGATAGTGCAGGACGGGATTTTATTTACCTGAAAGAAGGTGTAAAGCTTAAAGCTTATAAAGATGTAGTAGGTGTTCCTACCATTGGTTGCGGTTTGACTTATTATCCTGATGGCAGAAAAGTTAAGTTAGGCGATGTTATCAGCTTAAAACAGTGTGATGATATGTTCACTGCCGTTGTAGCTGACTTTGAAAAAGCAATTTCAGCAGCTATAAAAGTACCTCTTAACCAAAATCAGTTTAATGCTTTGGTGTCTTTGGCTTACAACATTGGTAAAGCCGGATTCAGCAAGTCCACTTTGGTTAAACGGATAAATGCCGGGGAATCACCAGAAAGGATTACAGCAGCATTTGCTATGTGGAACAAAGCCGGGGACAAGGTAAATAGCACTCTTACGAAAAGGCGTGCTGACGAAGCTAAACTATACTTCAAAGCCTAA
- a CDS encoding DUF1345 domain-containing protein produces MKPVSDPKKYVMLRLDAHYRLYLSLLIGAIAFLLARHIPSVPAVTLIVWISIALSIIVLDWIVILWAHPKDIRKLVSIDDSSRYFIFLFVMCASLVSLVAIYLLLKSTKGQSEETVGAYIFLAMGAVVVSWWLVHTVYTMRYAHLYYSTEDGKKTLAGGLDFPGDIKEPDYLDFVYFSFVIGMTFQVSDVEISSRRLRRLVWAHGLISFAFNTAIVALSINVISGLISK; encoded by the coding sequence ATGAAACCCGTTTCCGACCCCAAAAAATACGTTATGCTGCGCCTGGATGCGCATTATCGTTTATACCTGTCCTTACTTATTGGTGCTATTGCATTCCTGCTTGCCAGGCATATACCATCGGTTCCGGCAGTTACCCTCATTGTTTGGATCTCAATAGCATTAAGCATCATTGTACTCGACTGGATAGTGATCCTGTGGGCGCACCCTAAAGATATTCGTAAGCTGGTAAGTATAGATGACAGTAGTCGTTATTTCATCTTCCTGTTTGTAATGTGTGCCTCGCTTGTAAGCCTGGTAGCCATATACCTTTTACTGAAGTCGACCAAAGGCCAGTCGGAAGAGACGGTAGGTGCTTACATCTTTTTGGCCATGGGCGCCGTTGTGGTATCCTGGTGGCTGGTGCACACCGTATATACAATGCGGTATGCGCATCTGTACTATTCTACAGAGGACGGCAAAAAAACGCTTGCTGGCGGATTAGACTTCCCCGGTGATATCAAAGAGCCTGACTACCTCGACTTTGTATATTTTTCCTTCGTCATAGGCATGACGTTCCAGGTGTCAGACGTGGAGATCAGTTCCCGCCGCTTACGCAGGCTGGTATGGGCGCACGGGCTCATATCTTTTGCCTTCAACACTGCCATTGTGGCGTTGAGCATTAATGTGATATCGGGGTTGATCTCCAAGTAA
- a CDS encoding single-stranded DNA-binding protein: protein MVNTAVQENGAPKRTMLSNTGVNKAILLGEVYKEPYKQRKSGEEQLYFTLVTHENVKRGDGNIPHHEYHTIHIPEALKNIRLQQGQTVYVEGKLHTISFVDDQQVKRYNVEISVSRIEAI from the coding sequence ATGGTTAACACTGCAGTACAGGAAAACGGAGCACCTAAACGTACGATGCTGAGCAATACCGGGGTTAATAAGGCGATACTGCTGGGTGAGGTATATAAGGAGCCTTATAAACAGAGGAAGAGCGGCGAGGAACAACTTTACTTTACGCTGGTTACGCATGAAAATGTAAAACGCGGCGATGGTAATATTCCACACCACGAGTACCACACCATACACATACCAGAGGCTTTGAAAAACATTAGGTTGCAACAGGGGCAAACAGTTTACGTGGAGGGCAAACTGCATACCATCTCGTTTGTAGATGACCAGCAGGTAAAACGCTATAATGTAGAAATTAGTGTCAGCAGGATAGAGGCTATTTAG
- a CDS encoding YwbE family protein yields MHGRNRADIYPGLEVDIILKKDQRSGKLTRGVVKDLLTSATYHSRGIKVRLEDGQVGRVANIVEEDF; encoded by the coding sequence ATGCACGGACGTAACAGAGCAGACATTTATCCCGGACTGGAGGTCGACATCATCCTCAAAAAAGATCAGCGCAGCGGGAAGCTGACACGCGGCGTGGTAAAAGACCTGCTCACCAGCGCCACGTATCATTCCCGCGGCATTAAGGTGCGGTTGGAAGACGGACAAGTGGGCCGTGTAGCCAACATTGTGGAAGAAGATTTTTAA
- a CDS encoding DUF2130 domain-containing protein, with protein sequence MATEVKCPSCGHGFPIEEVMAEEYKQQLRLQMADFKKQKEDEYRRKEDEFASREKQQQLLFEQRITEEKKQLQASLEENLRKNIATDFENKITMLQNSVNASAEKLKESRQKELEYMQREEVLKQKEQELELALQRKLAEQRAELAEQIRKQEIERYAIKDTEHQLKVKEMEKQLEDQKRLVDEMKRRAEQGSMQLQGEAQELILEELLRQCFPFDVISEVGKGVRGADCVQTVRNQFGQECGRIIYESKRTTAFGGDWIDKLKKDMRAMNVDVAVIVTQCYPKGMECFGERDGVWICSFDEVKAVSYILRDGVVKLANMAKAQHNKGDKMHLLYDYLTSSEFSEQWKAIREGYMGMRLSIQKERDAMEKMWKAREKQLEKVLLNAAHIKGSIEGIAGSDMIHLSLGDEEDPLLLD encoded by the coding sequence ATGGCAACAGAAGTAAAGTGCCCAAGCTGCGGGCATGGGTTCCCGATAGAGGAGGTGATGGCAGAAGAATACAAGCAGCAGTTGCGTTTACAAATGGCCGACTTTAAAAAGCAAAAGGAGGACGAGTACCGCCGCAAGGAAGATGAGTTTGCCAGCCGCGAAAAACAACAGCAGTTACTGTTTGAACAACGTATAACGGAAGAAAAAAAACAATTGCAGGCTTCATTGGAAGAGAACCTGCGCAAGAACATAGCGACCGACTTTGAGAACAAGATAACCATGCTCCAGAACTCGGTTAATGCCAGTGCCGAAAAGTTAAAGGAATCACGCCAGAAAGAACTGGAGTACATGCAGCGGGAGGAAGTACTGAAGCAAAAAGAACAGGAACTGGAACTTGCCCTGCAGCGCAAACTTGCAGAACAGCGTGCCGAACTTGCCGAGCAAATACGCAAACAGGAGATTGAGCGATACGCCATTAAAGATACCGAGCACCAGCTGAAGGTGAAAGAGATGGAAAAGCAGCTGGAAGACCAGAAGCGGCTGGTTGATGAAATGAAGCGCCGTGCCGAACAGGGATCCATGCAGTTGCAGGGCGAGGCGCAGGAACTAATACTGGAAGAGCTGTTGCGCCAGTGCTTTCCGTTTGATGTGATAAGTGAGGTGGGTAAAGGCGTTCGGGGTGCCGATTGTGTGCAAACCGTACGTAATCAGTTCGGGCAGGAGTGCGGCAGGATCATTTATGAAAGTAAACGTACCACTGCGTTTGGCGGAGACTGGATAGACAAGCTGAAGAAGGACATGCGCGCCATGAATGTGGATGTTGCCGTAATAGTTACCCAATGCTACCCCAAAGGTATGGAGTGTTTTGGCGAGCGCGACGGCGTTTGGATATGCAGCTTTGACGAAGTTAAAGCCGTTTCATACATCCTTCGGGATGGCGTGGTAAAGCTGGCTAACATGGCTAAGGCACAGCATAATAAGGGCGACAAAATGCACCTGCTATATGATTACCTTACCAGCAGCGAGTTTTCTGAACAATGGAAAGCCATACGCGAAGGTTACATGGGCATGCGCCTGTCCATACAAAAAGAGCGTGACGCTATGGAAAAGATGTGGAAAGCTCGTGAAAAGCAACTGGAAAAGGTATTGCTTAACGCAGCGCATATAAAAGGGTCAATTGAGGGTATTGCCGGCAGCGACATGATACATCTTAGTTTAGGCGATGAAGAGGACCCTCTTCTGCTTGACTAA
- a CDS encoding LexA family protein, with translation MANIQVYRFKQSDTELPLFLSNIQAGFPSPADDYLEECLSLDDICISNAASTFLGRVTGQSLKDVYIYDGDIAVIDKSEKPEHKDLVVCAIDGEFNAKILHIDKLQGIRLLSANPDYPPIIIQELTDFRIWGVITFVIQNVKNRSNDWHY, from the coding sequence GTGGCTAATATTCAGGTTTATAGATTTAAGCAATCAGACACGGAACTACCGTTGTTCCTATCTAACATACAGGCGGGGTTTCCATCCCCGGCAGATGACTACTTAGAAGAATGTTTGTCACTTGATGACATCTGCATATCCAATGCTGCCAGTACGTTCTTAGGCAGGGTTACCGGGCAATCCCTTAAAGATGTATATATCTATGACGGTGACATAGCTGTTATCGATAAGAGCGAAAAGCCGGAACATAAAGATTTAGTGGTATGTGCTATTGATGGTGAGTTTAACGCCAAAATCCTTCACATTGACAAACTACAAGGTATACGGTTACTGTCCGCTAATCCTGATTACCCACCTATCATAATTCAAGAACTAACTGACTTTAGAATTTGGGGTGTTATCACCTTTGTTATCCAAAACGTGAAAAACCGAAGCAATGATTGGCATTATTGA
- the argH gene encoding argininosuccinate lyase has protein sequence MSKLWQKTTNVNQLVETFTVGRDRELDREMAAFDVLGSLAHTAMLESIGLMSADDLALVQKELKEIYADIQNNNFTIEDGIEDVHSQVEMLLTRRIGDAGKKIHSGRSRNDQVLVDLKLFFRSRIKEVVEATDTLFRQLIILSEKHKDVLLPGYTHLQVAMPSSFGLWFGAYAESLADDLEMMLAAWKITNKNPLGSAAGYGSSFPLNRTLTTELLGFERLNHNVVYAQMGRGKTERIIAQALSSIAATLAKMAMDQCLYLSQNFTFVSYPEHLTTGSSIMPHKKNPDVWEIMRGKCNRLQALPNDVALMTTNLPSGYHRELQLLKELLFPAFTDLLSCLEMATFMLQNISVNKNILDDPKYAYLFSVEEVNKAVLNGVPFRDAYKQIGLDIEQGNFDPEKAVNHTHEGSIGNLQNDQITAAMNEVISGFGFAKVDDAIAKLVSESGSPKVG, from the coding sequence ATGAGCAAGCTTTGGCAAAAAACCACCAACGTTAATCAACTGGTAGAAACCTTTACCGTCGGTCGCGACCGCGAACTCGATCGTGAAATGGCCGCTTTTGATGTGCTGGGTTCACTTGCTCATACCGCCATGCTGGAGAGCATAGGCCTGATGAGTGCGGATGATCTGGCCTTGGTGCAAAAAGAGCTCAAAGAAATTTATGCCGATATCCAAAACAACAACTTCACCATTGAGGATGGGATAGAGGACGTACACTCGCAGGTAGAAATGCTGCTTACTCGTCGCATAGGTGATGCTGGTAAGAAAATCCATAGTGGCCGATCCCGTAACGACCAGGTTTTGGTAGACCTTAAACTCTTCTTCCGCAGCAGGATAAAAGAAGTGGTAGAAGCAACAGATACATTATTTCGCCAGCTTATCATCCTGAGCGAAAAGCACAAGGATGTATTGCTTCCCGGCTACACGCATTTGCAGGTAGCTATGCCATCCTCATTTGGTTTGTGGTTTGGCGCTTATGCCGAAAGCCTTGCCGACGATCTGGAGATGATGCTTGCCGCATGGAAGATCACCAATAAAAACCCGTTGGGTTCTGCCGCGGGATATGGCTCGTCGTTCCCGCTGAACAGGACGCTTACTACAGAGCTTTTAGGCTTTGAGCGGCTAAACCACAACGTAGTTTACGCGCAGATGGGTAGGGGTAAAACGGAGCGCATTATAGCGCAGGCGCTATCATCTATAGCGGCTACGCTGGCTAAAATGGCTATGGACCAGTGCTTATACCTGAGCCAGAACTTTACGTTTGTAAGCTACCCGGAGCACCTGACCACGGGCAGCAGCATCATGCCACATAAAAAGAATCCGGATGTGTGGGAAATTATGCGCGGCAAGTGCAACCGCCTGCAAGCTTTGCCAAATGATGTAGCGTTAATGACCACCAACCTGCCATCGGGCTACCACCGTGAGTTGCAGCTGCTGAAAGAACTATTGTTCCCCGCCTTTACTGACCTGCTCAGCTGCCTGGAGATGGCCACTTTTATGCTGCAGAACATCAGCGTTAATAAGAATATCCTGGACGATCCTAAGTATGCTTACCTGTTCAGCGTAGAAGAGGTAAATAAGGCGGTACTGAACGGTGTTCCCTTTCGCGACGCCTACAAGCAAATAGGGCTGGATATTGAACAAGGAAATTTCGACCCTGAAAAAGCTGTCAACCATACTCATGAAGGAAGCATAGGTAACCTGCAGAACGACCAGATTACCGCGGCAATGAACGAGGTAATCAGCGGCTTTGGTTTTGCTAAGGTTGACGATGCGATTGCAAAGTTGGTCAGTGAGTCAGGAAGTCCGAAAGTCGGATAA